The Polaribacter sp. Q13 sequence TAATGGAAATCTAATTGCTTTGGAAGGTTTTGTACAAGACATTACAAAACAAAAGGAAACCGAACTGCAACTGCAAGAAGAAAAAGCAAAAAATAGGGCATTGTTAGAAGCAATTCCAGATATGATGTTTATTCAAGATCTCGAAGGAAATTATACAGATTGTTTTGCTCCAAAATTAGAAAAGTTCTCTATGCCTGTTAAAACTTTAATAGGTGAGAATATGAATAATATATTACCACCGCATGTATATAAAGTAATAAAAAAAGCCCACAAACTTGCTATTAAAAGTGGAGCGCTGCAGGTAGTGGAGTATCACGTAAAGAATAAAAATAAAGAAGATTTTTTTGAAGCGCGCGTAATTCATTTAAATCACCATGGTATTTTAACAATCGTTAGGGATATTACAGAGAAAAAGGCAGCCGAATTAAAGATTATAAAAAACGAAGCCAGAATTTCTGCTTTGTTAGAAACCTTACCAGATGTAATTATTGTTTATGATAAATATGGTAATCTTATAGAACTTCATGCCCCCGATAATTATCAGTTTTCAGTCCCTTATAATGAGCATATTGGAAAAAACATAGATGCCATTCTTCCAAAAGATATTTGTGAAATAATTAGACATGGTTTTTCAGATTGCGAAAAAACAAAGAAACCTAAAACTGTAGAGTATTCCCTTATCATTAATAATAAATTAACACATGTTGAATCTCGAATTATTAAAACATCCGAAGGAAATTTTTTAACCATTATACGAGATGTTACCCAACGTAAAAGTACAGAAATAGAACTCAAAGAAAACGAAGAAAGGCTTCGGCTTGCCTTAGAAGCGGGTGAATTTGGCTCTTGGGATTGGAATTTGCTTACCAATAGAATTATAAGAGATGAAAACGAACACTTATTATTTGGTGCAAATTTCAAAAATCAAGCACCTACATTTGAATCATTTATGGCTATGGTTCATGCAGATGATAAAGTGCGGATAAAATTAGCAATCTCTAAAGTTTTAAAAATTGATAGTACGTATACAAATGAATATAGAATTGTATTACCAGATAAATCCATTCGTTGGTTAAAAGCAAAGGGAAAGGTTTATAAAAGTATCAACGGAAAACCTATTAGGATGCTAGGTATAACTCATGATATTACAGCACAAAAAAGAGCCGAACAAAAATTTAAAGAAAGTGAAGATAAGTTACGTAATTATACAGAAGAATTAGAACGAGAAATAACGGAACGGACCAAAGAACTCACTACAACGGTTCAAAAATTAATAGAATCTAATTTAAGTTTAGAAGACCAAATTTTAGTTACAAAAGCCGCAGAGAATAAAATAATACAAAGTAAATTTTTACTAGATAATATTTCTAAAAATTTCCCGAAAGGATTTGTAGTTGTTTGCGATTCTAATTTTAATATTCTTTTGGTTGAAGGAGAAGAAGTAGATGAACTTGGTTTTAGAGGTTTGGCAAATGAAAAAACTTTAATAGATAATGTTATAGGGGTTCCGCAAAGCGTAAAAATCAAAGTAAAGGAAAATGTTCTAAAAACATTTAAAGGTAAGCATTGTTCTTTTGAGGTAGGATATCAAAATCGGGTCTTTTTAATTAATTCCTCGCCTTTAAGAGATCAAAACAATAACATTACACAAGTTTTATTGGTACATCATAATATTACCAAACAGAAACAGATAGAATTAAATATTCAAAATAGTTTAAAACAAGAAAAAGAGTTAAGTGAATTAAAATCTCGGTTTATCTCAATGGCATCACATGAGTTTAGAACACCTTTAAGTGCTATTTTATCCTCCGCTATTTTAATAGAGAAACTAAATGCACCAGGAAAAGAAGATAAAAGGTTAAATCATGTATCAAAAATTAGGTCTAATATAAAAAACTTAGTTATTATACTTAATGATTTTTTATCATTAAGTAAATTAAACGAAGGCAAAGTTATAGCGCAACCTTCAACCTTTAATATTATTGATTTTTCTAAATCTGTCATAGAAGAAATGGAAGGGGTTAAAAAAAGGGGGCAAATTATTTTATTTAAGCATCAACAAGAAAATTTAGAAGTGTTTTTAGATTTTAAACTAATGCGCCATATTATTTTCAATTTAATATCAAATGCTATTAAATATTCCGAAGAAAATAAAGAGATTACCTATAAAATAGCATCGAACAATAAACAATTATTTATAACGGTTGCAGATAAAGGTATTGGCATACCTAAAGAAGATTTAGACAATATGTTTAGACGTTTTTATCGAGCCAATAACACAACAAATATACAAGGCACTGGTTTAGGATTAAATATAACCAAACAATATACCGAACTTATGGGGGGAAAAATTGCCTTTAAAAGTGAATTAAATGTGGGTACCACTTTTTACCTTGAGTTTCCTTTAAATATAGAATGATATGAAAAAAATACTATTAATTGAAGACAGTAAAGATGTTAGAGAAAATACAGCCGAAATTCTTGAATTAGAAAACTATGAGGTATCCACTGCCGAAAATGGTAAAATAGGTGTTGAAAAAGCACTTAAAATACATCCAGATTTAATTATTTGCGATATTATGATGCCAGAATTAGATGGTTATGGTGTTTTTAAGCAATTACAAAGTAACCTAAAAACAGCTAGTATTCCATTTATATTTTTAACAGCAAAATCAGAAAAATCAGATTTAAGAAAAGGAATGAATCTTGGTGCAGATGATTATTTAATTAAACCATTTGAAGAAGCAGAATTACTTGACGCCATAGCCTGTAGAATCAACAAAAATGATTTTTTAAAGAAAGAGTATTCTAAAAATATGCAAGGTATGAATCAATTTTTAAATGAAGCTTCAGATTATTTAAATCTAGAAGCTTTATCTAAAGATCGTAGCCTACAAAGTTATAAAATCAAAGAGCGAATTTATGATGAAGGCAATGCTGCGCATCAGTTGTTTTATATAGAAAGTGGTACTGTAAAAACATACAGAACTACAGAATCTGGTAAGGAGTTTGTAATAGGAGTGTATGGTGCTGGCAATTTTATTGGCCAATTATCTTTACTAGGAGATACCGGAACTTATATAGAAACAGCCAGTGTTTTAGAAGATGCTGAGGTTTGCGGCATCCCAAAAGCAGATTTTGTAAATCTAATACATGGTAATAGAGACGTTTCTAATAAATTTATTGGAATGATCTCTAATAATTTAATTCACCTACAAGAGCAGTTAGTGGATATGGCATTTGCTACTGTACGTCAAAAAACGGCCAAAGCATTATTAGAACTAGATACTAAAGGTTTAATGAAAGATAAGCAACATGCCGGAATAAGTATTCCGAGAGATGATTTTGCAGGCTTAATAGGTGCAGCCACAGAAACAGCAATTAGAATGTTAACCGAGTTTAAAAACGAAGGTTTAATTGCTATAGAAACCAATAGAAAACTCATTTTGATAAATAAAGAAGGTTTAAAGAAAATTGCAGAGTTTGGGTAATAATCGTTAAAAGTAATAACAAGTTGTACTATCTGTAAATATGTATAAAATAAAGCACCTATAATTAGTATTTTAGTGATTAAAATAATACTAATTATAAATGCTTTAAAACTTTTTTGGTTAATATATTCTTCATTACTTTTTACATAGTTATGAGTATTAACATCGATTCTTAAGATGTTTGATTTTAATGCTTCAAAAAATCAAAATTAGTTTTTTTGAAGGTGCGCATTTTTACGTTTAAGTTCTTCTAACTTATTTTCTAAAGCCGTAATAATATCATCTGCCTTACCGCTCATATCAGAAATTGCATCATCTAATTTTTGATCAAATTCTTCTTTTTTATGATTTACGGTTTTTGTAAGTTCTTCTTTAGCATGAGAAACACGTTCTGCAATGTCGTGCTCAAGATTCTCTGCTTTTTGTTTAATCTTTTTTCTAGTTTTTGCACCTTTATCTGGTGCGTACAAAATTCCAATTCCTGCACCTATTGGTTACCCCTGTTAATAAAGCCAATAAGGTGTTTTCACTATTCCTTGTCATGATTCTATGTTTTTAATACCTGCAAATTGTATGCTCAGGTAGGTTTATAATTTATTTCTATGCCTCAAAATTATGACTAATAATCTATGATTAGAATGACCTGCATCAGTATGTAAAAAAATAAAAAAGGATTCCAAATAATCAGATTGATATAGGTCATTTCGTATAGGTATTTGTACTATTATTTTAGCAATAGAATAGGCTATATAATTGCCAAGATTATAATATACATGAACTCTAAAGTAGAAGAATTAAAAGAAAAGCGCGTTTTATTAAAAGCTTTTCCTACAATTAAACAAATTGATAATGCTATAAAGCATATTTGCCAACTAAAGATTGATGGTATTCAAATTTCTGTATTAGGCAAACTAGAAGACGTTAATTTAGAGACCAATTTTGCAAATTATTGGACTGAATTAAAAACATATTGTAATGATGAATTACGACTAACTTCAAACTTTGGTGTAGTATCAACCCCTAAAATAGGGGCTGTTTTTATTGCAGGATTTTTGGCTCCTATGTTTTTACAAGAAATTAATGGAAAAAAAATAGGAGCAATGACTACAGGTCTTTATGGCATTTTAAGAGGTATAGGAGTCGCTGAAGAAAGTGTTATAGAGTACAAGAAATCAATAAAAAAAGGTAATTACTTACTT is a genomic window containing:
- a CDS encoding response regulator; protein product: MKKILLIEDSKDVRENTAEILELENYEVSTAENGKIGVEKALKIHPDLIICDIMMPELDGYGVFKQLQSNLKTASIPFIFLTAKSEKSDLRKGMNLGADDYLIKPFEEAELLDAIACRINKNDFLKKEYSKNMQGMNQFLNEASDYLNLEALSKDRSLQSYKIKERIYDEGNAAHQLFYIESGTVKTYRTTESGKEFVIGVYGAGNFIGQLSLLGDTGTYIETASVLEDAEVCGIPKADFVNLIHGNRDVSNKFIGMISNNLIHLQEQLVDMAFATVRQKTAKALLELDTKGLMKDKQHAGISIPRDDFAGLIGAATETAIRMLTEFKNEGLIAIETNRKLILINKEGLKKIAEFG
- a CDS encoding YtxH domain-containing protein encodes the protein MYAPDKGAKTRKKIKQKAENLEHDIAERVSHAKEELTKTVNHKKEEFDQKLDDAISDMSGKADDIITALENKLEELKRKNAHLQKN
- a CDS encoding PAS domain-containing sensor histidine kinase — translated: MKHIKLDTLIHNLPGIVYRSKNDENFTVEFMSEGCFALTGYKSEEFVNGNVLFPHLIFKEDNKAIAEDVQKAIANKIAFFVEYRITHKNGTIKYCREKGQGIFDVNGNLIALEGFVQDITKQKETELQLQEEKAKNRALLEAIPDMMFIQDLEGNYTDCFAPKLEKFSMPVKTLIGENMNNILPPHVYKVIKKAHKLAIKSGALQVVEYHVKNKNKEDFFEARVIHLNHHGILTIVRDITEKKAAELKIIKNEARISALLETLPDVIIVYDKYGNLIELHAPDNYQFSVPYNEHIGKNIDAILPKDICEIIRHGFSDCEKTKKPKTVEYSLIINNKLTHVESRIIKTSEGNFLTIIRDVTQRKSTEIELKENEERLRLALEAGEFGSWDWNLLTNRIIRDENEHLLFGANFKNQAPTFESFMAMVHADDKVRIKLAISKVLKIDSTYTNEYRIVLPDKSIRWLKAKGKVYKSINGKPIRMLGITHDITAQKRAEQKFKESEDKLRNYTEELEREITERTKELTTTVQKLIESNLSLEDQILVTKAAENKIIQSKFLLDNISKNFPKGFVVVCDSNFNILLVEGEEVDELGFRGLANEKTLIDNVIGVPQSVKIKVKENVLKTFKGKHCSFEVGYQNRVFLINSSPLRDQNNNITQVLLVHHNITKQKQIELNIQNSLKQEKELSELKSRFISMASHEFRTPLSAILSSAILIEKLNAPGKEDKRLNHVSKIRSNIKNLVIILNDFLSLSKLNEGKVIAQPSTFNIIDFSKSVIEEMEGVKKRGQIILFKHQQENLEVFLDFKLMRHIIFNLISNAIKYSEENKEITYKIASNNKQLFITVADKGIGIPKEDLDNMFRRFYRANNTTNIQGTGLGLNITKQYTELMGGKIAFKSELNVGTTFYLEFPLNIE